One genomic region from Argentina anserina chromosome 2, drPotAnse1.1, whole genome shotgun sequence encodes:
- the LOC126783138 gene encoding uncharacterized protein LOC126783138 — MQPQQLSRIDLGDLRAQLVKRIGPERSKKYFYFLNKLLSQKLSKKEFDKFCHRVLGSENLPLHNHFILSILKNACQAKIPPPVHSSGPVKSGVQAANSSPSREDGHEQGGNLFPNQNQNVSAWSNGVVPLSPRKGRSTIRERKLRDRPSPLGPNGKVDSLSHPSIGSEDNGSKIIVENGDANAFDFQRPMQHLQPVAELPERERDGAVRRPTGKPQMLSKDQANLAVIEYGEEAEQSNRLSFSRSPLLAPLGIPFYSASVGGARKAVSAGSSCDFVSSYDSGVLSDTETLRSRMEQIAAAQGVGGVSMGCANTLNNVLDVYLKRLIKSCVELVGSRSASEPRKNAAPKQQIQGKVINGMWPSNHPHMQGSNGLEVPQEQRQLRSISLLDFKVAMELNPQQLGEDWPLLLEKICMQSVEE, encoded by the coding sequence ATGCAACCTCAGCAGTTGTCGAGGATCGATTTGGGTGATTTGAGAGCTCAGTTAGTGAAGAGGATCGGGCCCGAGAGGTCCAAGAagtatttttatttcttgaaCAAGCTGTTGAGTCAGAAGCTGAGCAAGAAAGAGTTTGATAAGTTCTGCCACCGGGTGTTGGGGAGTGAGAACTTGCCGCTGCATAATCATTTTATTCTTTCGATTTTGAAGAATGCGTGCCAAGCTAAGATCCCGCCGCCAGTTCATTCATCAGGTCCTGTGAAGTCCGGTGTGCAAGCTGCAAACAGTTCTCCGAGTAGAGAGGACGGGCACGAACAAGGTGGGAATCTTTTCCCTAATCAGAATCAAAATGTGTCTGCTTGGTCGAATGGGGTTGTGCCCCTGTCTCCAAGGAAGGGGAGGTCCACTATACGTGAGCGGAAGCTAAGGGATAGGCCTAGCCCACTTGGACCAAATGGGAAGGTTGATAGTCTGTCGCATCCATCCATAGGTTCAGAGGATAATGGCAGTAAGATTATCGTGGAGAATGGGGATGCGAATGCATTTGATTTTCAGAGACCAATGCAGCATCTTCAACCAGTTGCTGAGCTCCCTGAACGTGAAAGAGATGGTGCAGTTAGGCGACCCACTGGAAAACCACAGATGCTCAGCAAAGACCAGGCCAACTTAGCAGTTATTGAATATGGGGAAGAAGCGGAACAATCAAACCGTTTGAGTTTCTCCAGAAGTCCTCTTCTTGCTCCACTTGGGATCCCGTTCTACTCGGCCAGTGTAGGTGGGGCCCGCAAAGCTGTTTCAGCAGGTAGCAGTTGTGATTTTGTTAGCTCTTATGACAGTGGGGTTTTGTCTGATACGGAGACCCTGAGAAGTCGTATGGAGCAGATTGCTGCAGCACAAGGTGTTGGAGGAGTTTCTATGGGATGTGCCAATACGTTGAATAATGTGTTGGATGTGTACTTAAAGCGATTGATCAAATCCTGTGTTGAATTGGTGGGATCAAGGTCTGCTTCAGAGCCAAGAAAGAATGCTGCACCAAAGCAGCAGATTCAAGGAAAGGTTATCAATGGCATGTGGCCAAGCAACCACCCACACATGCAGGGCAGCAATGGGTTGGAAGTTCCGCAGGAGCAAAGACAGCTACGCTCAATATCTTTGCTTGATTTTAAGGTTGCTATGGAGCTAAATCCACAGCAACTTGGAGAAGACTGGCCATTGCTGCTGGAGAAGATCTGCATGCAGTCAGTTGAGGAATGA
- the LOC126781997 gene encoding uncharacterized protein LOC126781997, whose protein sequence is MDEYSGKRASDGLVSRKGPGLVLRDTPNKDRNAQVCSRLGCSGLNSVKGAQIEKAKPSRPAFRSSSSGKEIVGSSSRSCVSVGSSRKSIREPCKKLSCNLETDSSETSSVQDDPEVSEVTPPPGKIQRGLHPESKSGESSEVSLMEVGSSDVLSNTRSRRNFDQRTRLRNQETLLGSSVPFGSKNNNQTTRPSTTRNGLRNLKCNSVSDVVPSSCSSSDSSINRREIVKKRISEGESSSASKGKKINGSSSGKNSTLSHGISIADSRRGRNVPPNRDNSVASVRTRRTVTGHTRARISNQVNVTMSSNGSSSVGPHISQPDVSVDLNGASSSRHLSSEASLSRANSYSRPGSTSRPGSSGGSLRGIMRSGTADIGFSRSLMNQDGQRRYNRDGIAEVLLALERIEHDEELSFEQILVLETNFFLNGLNFYDQHRDMRLDIDNMSYEELLALEERMGSVSTALPEESLTDCIKKNIYQSEPLEDASIDCDNKDEVKCSICQEEYVAGDEVGRLRCEHSYHVVCINQWLRIKNWCPICKAAAAAAAATSPSPPPSSPSSAYST, encoded by the exons ATGGATGAATATTCCGGTAAAAGAGCAAGTGATGGACTTGTCTCTAGAAAGGGGCCTGGTCTTGTCTTGAGGGATACTCCAAACAAAGATCGTAATGCTCAGGTCTGCAGCAGACTGGGATGCAGTGGACTGAATTCTGTGAAAGGtgctcaaattgaaaaggcCAAACCTTCAAGGCCTGCATTCCGGTCTTCTTCAAGTGGGAAAGAGATTGTTGGCAGTTCCTCTAGGTCTTGCGTTTCTGTTGGCAGCTCAAGAAAATCTATTAGAGAACCCTGCAAAAAGCTATCTTGCAATTTGGAAACAGATTCATCTGAAACCAGCAGTGTTCAGGATGATCCAGAAGTTTCAGAAGTTACTCCCCCACCTGGAAAGATTCAGAGAGGGCTTCATCCCGAGTCTAAAAGTGGGGAGTCTAGTGAAGTTTCCTTGATGGAAGTTGGAAGCTCTGATGTCTTATCAAATACAAGATCCCGGAGGAACTTCGATCAGAGAACTAGATTGCGTAACCAAGAAACTTTATTGGGTTCTTCAGTTCCTTTTGGATCTAAAAACAATAACCAGACAACACGACCTAGCACAACCAGGAATGGCTTAAGAAATCTAAAGTGCAATTCGGTATCTGATGTTGTTCCGTCCAGTTGTTCATCATCAGACTCGAGCATCAATAGGAGGGAGATCgtaaagaaaagaatttcTGAAGGAGAAAGTAGCTCAGCTTCTAAGGGGAAGAAGATAAATGGGTCATCTTCAGGGAAAAATTCCACTTTAAGCCATGGAATCTCAATTGCTGATTCAAGGAGAGGTAGAAATGTACCTCCTAACAGGGATAATAGTGTTGCATCTGTTAGAACTCGGAGAACTGTCACTGGTCACACACGGGCTAGGATTTCTAATCAAGTAAATGTTACCATGTCAAGCAATGGATCCTCGTCAGTTGGCCCTCATATCTCTCAACCTGATGTGTCTGTTGACTTGAATGGTGCTAGTTCATCACGACATTTATCTTCAGAAGCTTCTTTAAGTCGGGCAAATTCTTACAGTAGACCAGGTAGTACCAGTAGACCAGGTAGTAGTGGTGGAAGTTTACGTGGCATCATGCGATCTGGTACTGCAGATATTGGTTTCTCCAGGTCTCTGATGAATCAGGATGGTCAGCGACGCTACAACAGGGATGGGATCGCAGAG GTGTTGCTGGCACTTGAGAGGATTGAGCATGATGAAGAGCTATCGTTTGAG CAAATACTTGTTCTGGAGACCAATTTCTTTCTCAATGGCCTAAACTTCTATGATCAGCATAGAGACATGAGACTGGATATCGATAACATGTCATATGAG GAATTGTTAGCATTAGAAGAGAGAATGGGCTCTGTAAGCACAGCATTGCCAGAAGAATCACTGACAGATTgcattaagaaaaacatatatcaATCCGAACCTCTGGAGGATGCATCCATAGACTGTGATAACAAGGATGAAGTCAAATGCAGTATCTGCCAG GAAGAGTATGTGGCTGGAGATGAAGTTGGGAGGTTGCGGTGTGAGCATAGTTATCATGTAGTCTGCATAAATCAGTGGCTGCGGATTAAGAATTGGTGCCCTATATGCAAGGCAGCAGCTGCGGCAGCTGCGGCTACATCCCcgtcaccaccaccatcatcaccCTCATCAGCTTATTCCACATAA
- the LOC126783342 gene encoding uncharacterized protein LOC126783342: MDYSDTDDSLRRRSRKIAILGESARRQFESPSGRSSGYMGELNYMQEDDIRLEATRSRLSNVFKRHGDLTERMSRDSDKTIYERLHKDFEAARALQTQEIYLDGEQWNDGLLATIRERVHMEVERKAMARDVSMLQSLQFQERITYKVGDKVICCLEGARIGILYETSYAGEPCDIYHLVLESKSFLEKMTVIEHTIPFFLPLREAENDLLSSNAMKFIDYVGELLQAYVDRKEQVRLVKELYGNQIKELHCSMTYHLILFAIADFGCKVIVKLKYADLVSVLPTNVSVVAWPIQIRRFSLNTSTMNTLEGPTCLLYAEDALRTMSLPEAYAEIVLNLPQALREVQEESP, from the exons ATGGATTACAGCGACACCGACGATTCTCTGCGCCGGAGGTCCAGAAAAATCGCTATTCTCGGCGAATCGGCTCGCAGG CAATTTGAATCGCCAAGTGGACGTTCTTCTGGATATATGGGAGAATTG AACTATATGCAGGAGGATGATATTCGGCTAGAGGCGACACGATCTAGAT TGTCAAATGTCTTCAAGAGGCATGGTGATTTAACGGAGCGGATGTCTAG GGATTCTGACAAGACAATTTATGAGCGTCTACATAAGGATTTTGAAGCTGCACGTGCTTTACAAACTCAAG AGATCTATTTAGATGGTGAACAATGGAATGATGGACTGTTAGCCACAATAAGAGAACGG GTTCACATGGAGGTAGAAAGAAAGGCAATGGCAAGAGATGTAAGCATGTTGCAGAGTCTTCAATTTCAAGAGAGAATTACCTACAAAGTTGGGGATAAG GTGATATGTTGTTTGGAAGGGGCAAGAATTGGTATATTGTATGAGACATCCTATGCAG GAGAACCTTGTGATATATACCATTTAGTACTTGAGAGCAAGTCATTTCTAGAGAAGATGACTGTCATTGAACACACAATTCCATTTTTTTTGCCACTAAGAGAAGCAGAAAATGATCTTCTGTCCTCCAATGCTATG AAATTTATAGATTATGTTGGAGAGCTTTTGCAGGCTTATGTGGACAGAAAGGAACAG GTTCGGCTTGTCAAGGAGTTATATGGGAACCAGATTAAAGAACTTCATTGTAGCATGACCTaccatttgattttgtttgcCATCGCTGATTTTGGCTG CAAGGTGATTGTGAAGCTTAAATATGCAGATCTTGTTTCAGTACTTCCAACTAATGTTAGTGTGGTAGCCTGGCCGATTCAAATCCGGAGATTCAGTCTAAATACATCAACCATGAATACACTAGAAGGCCCAACTTGTCTCCTTTATGCGGAGGATGCCTTGAGAACAATGAGCTTACCGGAAG CATATGCGGAGATCGTATTAAATTTGCCACAAGCTCTTCGGGAAGTGCAGGAGGAATCCCCTTGA